One region of Chitinophagaceae bacterium genomic DNA includes:
- a CDS encoding PAS domain-containing protein: MIKKTSKAKNETGNSENVDISFPIVAIGASAGGLAAFIELLESLPPKTGMAFIYVQHLSPDHKSMLSSILAKSTSMKVEEVEDKVLIEQNHLYVIPPDKEIEVVNGHIILTQRPDTPKYNLPINILFTSLAKTHKGSLIGIILSGSANDGTEGVKAIKNAGGLTFAQDETAKFDSMPKSAIAAGVIDFILPPKEIANELARLSDHPFVISSGLKSVKEDLIEDTSPSLMKILEHLQKTTGVDFKSYRLQTIKRRILRRMLLYKLKSIEEYAKIVCTKKEESAILYQDFLINVTSFFRDSDTYKYLKSTILPKILKSKSKSEPLRIWIPACSTGEEVYSIAMILLEIQQKNATVIPVQIFATDLSDKAIIKARIGLYAVNELESVSPSRIQRFFTKSEGKYRISKYVREMCIFAQHNILADPPFSKLDLISCRNLFIYLDVRTQKRVLSTFHYSLNEDGFLMLGKSEAISSAAQLFTITEKKLKIYSRTRVSGTKLMPSFAPRTSNGNSPRPANFINTIYPGKQKLKTQKNVQNLDHVIDDILLSDFMPAGVVINHQMEILQFRGATDFFLKNAPGRATLNVLKMVRPEIAFPLRNSISRVIKSKKREQKSDLELVVDTFTYSVSFEVVPLNEKWGEPLMLVLFNKSKLDEKEIEQTKAKRNTAQSKDRRIKKLEEELAATHADALEYSDELETIIEELQSANEEVVSSNEEMQTVNEELETSKEEIESSNEELITTNQELQTRNDLLNESYDYAEAVVSTLHEPLIVLDKYLCIKKANKTFYKTFNISEKDAEGESLYDLSKKQLNIPQLKELLEDILPKNTSIQDFEIKHTFPGMGEKIFLLNANKIIQKIHGEELILLSFNDITEITLIRQKEKEKLEADYKTSQLDNKKLERAVYERTKKLKQANESLEKHSTKLENTNRELEAFTYISSHDLQEPLRKIQIFIGRIREKEYKNLSEDGKSYFQFIDLSAVRMQRLIKDLLAFSLISTSEKNFISTDVKPIVVDVLSELNDRIKESKAVIVVDSECKIKIIPFQFRQIFYNLISNSLKFARKGIPPVISVKCKSMKTGKSNDLNLVPQKKYCHIAVTDNGIGIDKEYTNKIFTAFKKLHSKDVYPGSGIGLAIVKKIIENHNGIVTVKSELNVGTTFDIYIPN; encoded by the coding sequence ATGATAAAAAAAACTAGTAAAGCCAAAAATGAAACAGGAAATAGTGAAAATGTTGATATCTCATTTCCAATTGTTGCCATTGGTGCCTCTGCCGGTGGCTTGGCTGCGTTTATTGAGCTATTAGAGAGCTTGCCTCCAAAAACAGGTATGGCATTTATATATGTACAACACTTGAGCCCTGACCACAAAAGCATGTTATCTTCTATACTGGCAAAGTCTACTTCCATGAAAGTAGAGGAGGTAGAAGATAAAGTTTTGATTGAACAGAATCATTTGTACGTAATACCTCCGGACAAAGAAATAGAAGTAGTTAATGGGCATATTATACTTACACAACGACCTGATACTCCTAAATATAATTTACCCATCAATATTTTATTCACTTCACTGGCAAAAACACATAAAGGCAGCTTAATTGGTATTATATTAAGTGGTAGTGCAAATGATGGTACTGAGGGTGTAAAAGCTATTAAAAATGCCGGAGGGCTGACTTTTGCTCAGGATGAAACAGCAAAATTTGATAGTATGCCCAAATCTGCTATTGCTGCCGGAGTAATTGATTTCATTTTACCTCCAAAAGAAATAGCAAATGAATTAGCACGCCTCTCGGATCATCCGTTTGTGATTAGTTCAGGACTAAAATCCGTTAAAGAAGATTTGATAGAAGACACCAGTCCGAGTTTAATGAAAATTTTAGAGCATTTACAAAAAACAACCGGGGTTGACTTTAAATCATATCGATTGCAAACTATTAAAAGACGCATTTTGCGAAGAATGTTGCTTTATAAATTGAAGTCAATTGAAGAATATGCTAAGATTGTATGTACAAAAAAAGAAGAATCTGCCATTTTATACCAGGATTTTCTCATTAATGTCACCAGTTTTTTCAGAGATTCTGATACATACAAATATTTAAAGTCTACAATTCTTCCGAAAATTTTAAAAAGTAAATCGAAAAGTGAGCCTTTAAGGATTTGGATTCCGGCTTGTTCAACGGGTGAAGAAGTTTACTCAATTGCTATGATATTGCTTGAAATACAGCAAAAAAATGCTACAGTCATACCTGTTCAAATTTTCGCTACTGATTTGAGTGATAAGGCTATTATAAAAGCACGTATCGGATTATATGCTGTAAATGAACTGGAATCTGTTTCTCCAAGTCGTATACAACGATTTTTTACTAAAAGTGAAGGAAAATATCGCATTAGTAAGTATGTAAGAGAAATGTGCATTTTTGCCCAGCATAATATTTTAGCGGATCCTCCTTTTTCCAAATTGGATTTAATCAGCTGCCGGAATCTTTTTATATATCTTGATGTAAGAACTCAAAAAAGAGTGCTTTCAACTTTCCATTATTCACTAAATGAAGACGGTTTTTTAATGCTGGGAAAGTCAGAGGCTATAAGTTCTGCTGCCCAACTATTTACTATAACTGAGAAAAAATTAAAAATATATTCTCGCACAAGAGTGTCCGGAACAAAATTAATGCCGTCTTTTGCTCCAAGAACATCGAATGGAAATAGCCCAAGACCCGCCAATTTTATAAATACAATTTATCCCGGAAAACAAAAACTAAAGACTCAAAAAAATGTACAAAACCTTGATCATGTAATTGATGATATACTACTTTCAGATTTTATGCCGGCAGGAGTGGTTATTAATCACCAAATGGAGATTCTTCAGTTTCGTGGAGCTACTGATTTCTTTCTCAAAAATGCTCCCGGGCGTGCAACCTTAAATGTATTGAAAATGGTTCGTCCTGAAATTGCATTTCCCCTGAGAAACAGCATTTCCAGAGTAATAAAATCAAAGAAACGTGAGCAGAAAAGTGATTTGGAATTAGTCGTAGATACTTTTACATATTCTGTTAGTTTTGAAGTCGTTCCTTTAAATGAAAAATGGGGAGAACCTTTAATGCTCGTACTTTTTAATAAAAGTAAACTGGATGAAAAGGAAATTGAACAAACAAAAGCAAAAAGAAATACCGCTCAATCTAAAGACCGAAGAATTAAAAAATTAGAGGAGGAGTTAGCCGCTACACATGCAGATGCACTTGAATATTCTGATGAGCTTGAAACCATTATTGAAGAGTTACAGAGTGCCAATGAGGAAGTGGTTTCCAGTAATGAAGAAATGCAAACAGTAAATGAAGAGTTAGAAACATCAAAAGAAGAAATTGAATCTTCAAATGAAGAGCTGATTACCACCAATCAGGAATTACAAACCCGAAATGATTTGTTAAATGAATCTTATGATTATGCGGAGGCTGTTGTTTCAACTTTACATGAGCCTTTGATTGTGTTAGATAAATATTTGTGCATAAAAAAGGCAAATAAAACTTTTTATAAAACCTTTAATATTTCAGAGAAAGATGCTGAAGGGGAGTCTTTATACGATTTATCAAAAAAACAATTAAATATACCTCAACTAAAGGAATTGCTTGAAGACATACTGCCGAAGAATACTTCTATACAGGATTTTGAAATTAAGCACACTTTCCCGGGTATGGGAGAAAAAATATTTTTACTGAACGCTAACAAGATTATTCAAAAAATTCATGGAGAAGAACTCATACTACTTTCTTTTAATGATATTACAGAAATCACCCTGATTAGACAAAAAGAAAAAGAAAAATTGGAAGCTGATTATAAAACATCACAATTAGATAATAAAAAGCTTGAAAGAGCAGTGTATGAAAGAACAAAAAAATTGAAGCAGGCAAATGAATCTTTGGAAAAACACTCTACTAAACTAGAAAATACAAATAGAGAGCTTGAAGCTTTTACCTATATTTCAAGTCATGATTTACAAGAACCTTTACGAAAAATTCAAATTTTTATCGGGAGAATACGCGAAAAAGAATATAAAAATCTCTCGGAGGATGGTAAAAGTTATTTTCAGTTCATTGATCTTTCTGCAGTTAGAATGCAGCGACTTATTAAAGATTTACTGGCCTTTTCCTTGATATCTACATCAGAAAAAAACTTTATTAGCACGGATGTTAAACCTATAGTTGTAGATGTTCTATCAGAGTTAAATGATCGAATAAAAGAATCAAAAGCTGTAATAGTAGTAGATAGTGAGTGTAAAATTAAAATCATACCATTCCAGTTTCGCCAAATCTTTTATAACCTGATTAGTAATTCCTTAAAGTTTGCGCGTAAAGGAATTCCACCGGTGATAAGTGTGAAATGTAAAAGCATGAAAACCGGTAAATCAAATGATTTAAATCTTGTACCACAGAAAAAATATTGTCATATTGCTGTTACAGATAACGGTATTGGTATTGATAAAGAATATACGAATAAAATTTTTACAGCTTTTAAAAAATTACACAGCAAAGATGTTTATCCCGGCTCCGGAATTGGTTTGGCAATAGTAAAAAAAATAATAGAAAATCATAACGGTATAGTTACTGTCAAAAGTGAATTAAATGTAGGAACTACCTTTGATATTTACATTCCTAATTAA
- a CDS encoding TonB family protein, with the protein MELFKFLLTAGFVIIVIYTFYVLFMKHQNRPRLNRIYLLTGILAAFCVPFMQFSFFQASTSAIIVLPEIAAGVNSGLSYSFATDNNTGNAITLMQILSAIYILGLMIYVFITLYPLAGVLQIINRSPKAKKDGYTLVFAKSKAKFPFTFFNFIILPSKIEEECNPLIIMHEKAHVELKHHYDLILMFIFGAVFWFLPFAKWYQNQLKALHEYEADSLVLEQADKLHYANCLLEQAFDVKAFSFFSHFSKPNILSRRLHFLSEEKKKGFSLAHLLFWPLMFALMFSQSCVNKTEDKPYIVEGEIYTIVEEMPEYEGGQEALMAYLQKVNYPDEVKDAEIEGSVFVQFVVDKQGRIGNVEIVRSSMNELLDDAAYSHISNMPEWTKAGRHNGEYVNVKYTVPFQFKLADD; encoded by the coding sequence ATGGAATTATTTAAATTTTTACTGACAGCCGGCTTTGTTATCATCGTTATTTATACATTTTACGTTTTGTTTATGAAACACCAGAATCGGCCAAGATTAAACAGGATTTATCTTTTAACGGGTATATTAGCTGCATTTTGTGTACCATTCATGCAGTTTTCATTTTTTCAAGCGAGCACAAGTGCTATTATTGTTCTGCCCGAAATTGCAGCAGGAGTTAACAGCGGCTTGTCATATTCATTTGCAACAGATAATAATACCGGCAATGCAATCACTTTAATGCAAATTTTAAGTGCTATTTACATCTTAGGTTTGATGATTTATGTTTTTATAACACTTTATCCTTTAGCGGGTGTATTGCAAATAATCAATCGTTCACCGAAAGCTAAAAAAGATGGATACACTTTAGTTTTTGCCAAATCAAAAGCAAAGTTTCCTTTTACTTTTTTCAATTTTATTATACTTCCTTCAAAAATTGAAGAGGAGTGCAATCCTTTAATCATAATGCATGAAAAGGCGCATGTAGAGTTAAAGCATCATTATGATTTGATACTGATGTTTATTTTTGGAGCAGTTTTTTGGTTTTTACCTTTTGCCAAATGGTATCAGAACCAATTGAAAGCTCTGCATGAATATGAGGCTGACAGCTTGGTTTTGGAGCAAGCTGACAAGCTGCATTATGCAAACTGTTTACTTGAGCAGGCATTTGATGTAAAAGCTTTTTCTTTTTTTAGTCATTTTTCAAAACCAAATATACTCAGCCGTCGACTTCATTTTCTTTCCGAAGAAAAGAAAAAAGGTTTTTCCTTAGCTCATTTGCTTTTTTGGCCGCTAATGTTTGCTTTGATGTTTTCTCAATCCTGTGTAAATAAAACAGAAGACAAACCCTATATTGTTGAAGGGGAAATTTACACTATAGTAGAAGAAATGCCTGAATATGAAGGTGGACAAGAGGCACTAATGGCTTATCTGCAAAAAGTAAATTACCCCGATGAAGTTAAAGATGCTGAAATAGAAGGAAGCGTTTTTGTACAATTTGTAGTAGACAAGCAAGGCCGTATCGGGAATGTTGAAATTGTTCGAAGTAGTATGAATGAGCTATTGGATGATGCAGCCTATTCTCACATAAGCAATATGCCGGAATGGACTAAAGCGGGCAGACATAACGGTGAGTACGTAAACGTAAAATATACCGTTCCATTCCAATTTAAACTGGCAGATGATTAA
- a CDS encoding BlaI/MecI/CopY family transcriptional regulator, producing the protein MQKQFKRLTKAEEEIMQVLWEKEKAFVKEIISFLPEPKPAYNTVSTIVRILETKGFVSHEQFGKSHRYYPLISKDEYAKFSTKKLMQDYFENSAEKMLSFFVKEENLDIKELDEILKKLKQKK; encoded by the coding sequence ATGCAAAAACAATTTAAACGACTGACAAAAGCAGAGGAGGAGATCATGCAAGTTCTCTGGGAAAAGGAAAAAGCTTTTGTAAAAGAAATAATATCATTTTTGCCGGAACCGAAACCGGCCTACAATACTGTTTCGACCATTGTAAGAATATTAGAGACAAAAGGTTTTGTATCTCATGAACAGTTTGGAAAATCGCATCGCTATTATCCACTCATTTCAAAAGATGAATATGCCAAGTTTTCAACAAAAAAGCTAATGCAGGATTATTTTGAGAATTCAGCTGAAAAAATGCTTTCATTTTTCGTGAAAGAGGAAAATTTGGATATAAAAGAACTGGATGAAATATTGAAAAAACTTAAACAAAAGAAATAA
- a CDS encoding rhomboid family intramembrane serine protease, which yields MNQNTLNYIIEVVKEDFRKKLITSITIPLFFIFSIWFVRILEWYFETDINYLGILPQSIKGIPGIFTSPFIHADFAHIISNSFSAFLLMTAVFYFYPRVAVKVLIGVYIITGLAVWLFGREVYHVGASGIIYGLAFFLFFSGVFRKDNKALALALLVIFFYGGLVWGIFPLVPGVSWESHFFGGVSGVMMAFVFRKVDLPPRIPPSWEIEEAEEEAQRLKSLNGFKYWQEGKGDSFNHTIQEKNTPIIFYDFKAKKPKDESEQEEK from the coding sequence TTGAACCAAAACACATTAAATTATATTATAGAAGTTGTGAAAGAAGACTTTAGAAAGAAATTAATTACCAGCATCACCATTCCATTGTTTTTTATCTTCTCAATTTGGTTTGTCAGGATATTGGAATGGTACTTTGAAACAGATATTAACTATTTGGGTATTTTGCCGCAAAGTATCAAAGGGATACCGGGTATTTTCACTTCTCCTTTCATTCATGCGGACTTTGCTCACATTATTTCCAATTCCTTTTCAGCGTTCCTGTTAATGACTGCTGTATTTTATTTTTATCCCAGAGTTGCCGTCAAAGTATTAATAGGTGTTTACATAATTACCGGATTAGCTGTCTGGCTTTTTGGACGTGAAGTTTACCATGTTGGTGCCAGTGGTATCATCTATGGACTTGCTTTTTTCCTCTTTTTTAGCGGGGTTTTCAGAAAAGACAATAAAGCATTGGCATTGGCTCTGTTAGTCATATTCTTTTATGGAGGATTGGTTTGGGGTATTTTCCCATTAGTGCCGGGGGTTTCCTGGGAAAGTCATTTTTTTGGCGGAGTCTCGGGAGTTATGATGGCTTTTGTATTTAGAAAGGTTGATTTGCCACCTCGCATCCCGCCATCATGGGAAATAGAAGAAGCTGAAGAAGAAGCCCAAAGATTAAAAAGCTTAAATGGCTTTAAATACTGGCAAGAGGGCAAAGGAGATTCATTTAATCACACTATACAGGAAAAGAATACTCCCATAATTTTCTATGACTTCAAAGCAAAAAAGCCCAAAGATGAATCAGAGCAAGAAGAAAAGTAA
- a CDS encoding HDIG domain-containing protein yields MKKIFNIFLFRYRRIFRYSLLLLTAVIIIYLLPRERSFQYDYDIGKPWQYDDMIAPFSFSVKKSDAEIEKEKKELIANFIPYFDLKPEVAETVVQDYRQAFSQAFSSWNEDNVASRADSVLHFNAGIQVLNRIYENGFVSGLGEIQSDVNEIYLLESNVARKVKIDKLFDFNDAFELLQQRVAGRNDLKFNDRLSDLLESKLKYNVVYNDSLNERARDELTSSISMTRGLIQEGQIIINRGTLITEEKYQELKSLEEMYRDVIIGPEKIWWIIVGQALVIIILFIILGFYLRNFNSTLFWEFPKFLFILITILAMYLMVRGIAITELPILYAIPFCIVPIVYRTLFGMGAAFFVYIFILALTSFIIPYGFEFILLQMIAGTVAIFANHRYRLWSQIFTANIFILTSYVLVYVGISLFHEESINDVNFLNVGWLFLSVLLTLVAYPLVNVVERIFGFVSDISLIELSDVNKPLIKELSIKAPGTFQHTLQVANLSEAAALEVNANHLLVKVGSLYHDIGKMEQPMYFIENQQGIENPHGKTTPLKSAEIIVNHVIEGVKKAEKAGLPPQIIDFIKTHHGTTRVEYFYRKYLKENPGAESDIDKFTYPGPEPYSKETAIVMMADTVEAATRSLPNPTPEDIDNLVDKLIQHKISNNQFDSCDITFRDISRIREIFKKMLKSIHHSRIQYPKDPEEKKEEE; encoded by the coding sequence ATGAAAAAAATATTCAACATTTTTCTTTTCAGGTACCGGCGTATTTTTAGATATTCTTTACTATTGCTTACAGCGGTGATAATTATTTATCTTTTACCTAGGGAGCGTAGCTTTCAATATGATTATGACATAGGTAAGCCATGGCAATATGATGATATGATAGCTCCTTTTAGTTTTTCAGTAAAAAAATCAGACGCTGAAATTGAAAAGGAGAAAAAAGAGCTTATTGCAAATTTCATCCCTTATTTTGATCTTAAACCGGAAGTTGCAGAAACGGTAGTTCAAGATTATCGTCAGGCGTTCAGTCAGGCATTTTCGTCCTGGAATGAAGACAATGTTGCCAGTCGTGCAGACTCAGTATTGCACTTTAATGCAGGCATTCAGGTGTTGAACAGAATTTATGAAAATGGTTTTGTCAGCGGTTTGGGGGAAATTCAAAGTGATGTCAATGAAATTTATTTACTCGAATCAAATGTTGCAAGGAAAGTTAAAATAGATAAGCTTTTTGACTTTAATGATGCTTTTGAACTTTTACAACAGCGAGTGGCAGGTCGAAATGACCTTAAATTTAATGACAGGCTTTCTGATTTATTAGAAAGTAAACTGAAGTATAATGTCGTATATAATGATAGCCTGAACGAAAGAGCACGGGATGAACTAACTTCTTCCATTTCTATGACCAGGGGGCTGATACAGGAAGGTCAGATTATTATTAATCGGGGCACGCTGATTACTGAAGAAAAATATCAGGAACTGAAATCTTTGGAAGAAATGTACAGAGATGTGATTATTGGTCCTGAAAAAATTTGGTGGATAATAGTAGGACAGGCACTGGTAATTATAATCCTATTTATAATTCTTGGGTTTTACCTTAGAAACTTTAATAGTACCTTGTTTTGGGAGTTTCCAAAGTTTTTATTCATTTTAATAACTATTTTGGCAATGTATCTGATGGTGCGCGGTATTGCAATTACCGAATTGCCAATTTTGTATGCCATTCCGTTTTGTATAGTGCCTATCGTTTATCGTACTCTGTTTGGCATGGGGGCTGCATTTTTTGTATATATCTTTATACTTGCACTGACGAGCTTTATAATTCCATATGGCTTTGAGTTTATTTTGTTGCAGATGATAGCAGGTACAGTTGCTATTTTTGCAAATCACAGATATCGGTTATGGTCACAAATTTTTACGGCAAATATTTTCATATTAACATCTTATGTTTTGGTATATGTTGGTATTTCTCTTTTTCATGAAGAAAGTATAAATGACGTTAATTTCTTAAATGTAGGCTGGCTGTTTTTAAGTGTATTATTGACTTTAGTTGCTTATCCATTGGTAAATGTGGTCGAGAGGATTTTTGGCTTTGTTTCTGATATTTCCCTGATTGAGTTAAGCGATGTTAACAAGCCTTTAATAAAAGAATTGTCCATAAAAGCTCCCGGCACTTTTCAGCATACATTGCAAGTAGCTAATTTGTCAGAAGCTGCAGCTCTGGAAGTTAATGCAAACCATTTATTGGTAAAGGTAGGCTCCCTGTATCACGATATCGGAAAAATGGAGCAACCTATGTATTTTATTGAAAATCAACAGGGGATTGAAAATCCGCATGGGAAAACTACACCCTTAAAAAGTGCTGAAATAATTGTAAACCATGTTATTGAGGGAGTCAAAAAAGCTGAAAAAGCCGGATTACCACCACAAATAATTGATTTTATAAAAACACATCACGGGACAACCCGGGTAGAGTATTTTTACAGAAAATATCTGAAAGAAAACCCGGGAGCAGAATCAGATATTGATAAATTTACTTATCCCGGGCCGGAGCCCTATTCTAAAGAAACAGCAATAGTAATGATGGCTGACACTGTGGAGGCTGCAACCAGAAGTTTACCAAACCCTACACCGGAAGATATCGATAATCTAGTAGACAAGCTGATTCAGCATAAAATATCCAATAATCAATTTGATTCCTGTGATATTACTTTTAGAGATATAAGCCGTATTCGGGAGATTTTTAAGAAGATGTTAAAAAGCATTCATCACTCCAGAATTCAGTATCCTAAAGACCCGGAAGAAAAAAAAGAAGAAGAATAG
- a CDS encoding acetyl-CoA C-acyltransferase gives MRDVFIVSAGRTPIGSFGGSLSKLTAVDLGAIVIKEAVKRAGIEPDSVQEVFMGNVISANVGQAPAKQAALKAGLSVNTPCTTINKVCASGMKAIMLAAQSVMLGDNDIVVAGGMESMSNIPYYAENARWGLRLGNANMVDGLLRDGLMDPYKGYHMGNAAEICAVDCNISREEQDKYAVEAYKRTAAAYDAGYFNDELVEVEVPQRKGDPIIVKEDEEYKKVNFDKIGSLRPAFKKDGTVTAANASKINDGAAAVVLMSKEMVEKTGAKPLAKIISYADASQDPEQFTTTPAKAMPKAIEKGKLNQSDIDYFEINEAFSVVSLANIQKMKLDPSKVNVFGGAVSIGHPIGVSGARIIITLISVLNHKNGKLGCAGICNGGGGASAMVIEKI, from the coding sequence ATGAGAGATGTATTTATAGTATCCGCAGGGCGGACACCAATTGGAAGTTTTGGAGGATCGCTTTCCAAATTAACGGCAGTAGACCTTGGCGCTATAGTTATCAAGGAAGCTGTTAAAAGAGCGGGCATTGAACCCGATTCGGTGCAGGAAGTTTTCATGGGCAATGTAATTAGCGCTAATGTGGGTCAGGCTCCTGCCAAGCAGGCTGCTTTAAAAGCAGGACTTTCTGTTAACACTCCCTGTACAACAATCAATAAAGTTTGTGCCTCGGGGATGAAAGCTATCATGCTGGCAGCACAAAGTGTGATGTTGGGAGATAATGACATAGTTGTAGCCGGTGGCATGGAAAGCATGTCGAACATTCCTTATTATGCAGAAAACGCCCGCTGGGGTTTGCGATTAGGAAATGCCAATATGGTTGATGGATTGCTAAGAGACGGATTAATGGATCCTTATAAAGGATATCATATGGGTAATGCAGCTGAGATATGCGCTGTTGACTGCAATATTTCCAGAGAAGAACAGGATAAATATGCTGTAGAAGCCTATAAAAGAACGGCTGCAGCTTATGACGCAGGTTACTTTAATGATGAATTGGTAGAAGTGGAAGTTCCACAAAGAAAAGGCGATCCCATCATCGTAAAAGAAGATGAAGAGTACAAAAAAGTAAACTTTGATAAAATTGGTTCTTTAAGACCGGCTTTCAAAAAAGATGGAACTGTTACGGCAGCAAATGCTTCAAAAATTAATGATGGCGCTGCAGCTGTTGTTTTGATGAGTAAGGAAATGGTCGAAAAAACAGGAGCAAAGCCTTTGGCAAAAATAATCAGCTATGCTGATGCTTCTCAAGACCCTGAACAATTTACAACTACACCGGCAAAGGCAATGCCCAAAGCAATTGAGAAAGGAAAGTTAAATCAAAGTGACATCGATTATTTTGAAATTAATGAGGCATTCTCGGTAGTTTCTTTGGCTAATATTCAAAAAATGAAACTTGACCCTTCAAAAGTTAATGTTTTTGGTGGAGCTGTTTCAATTGGACACCCCATAGGTGTTTCCGGTGCCAGAATAATTATAACTTTAATCTCTGTCTTAAATCATAAAAACGGAAAATTAGGATGTGCCGGAATATGCAATGGCGGCGGCGGTGCTTCGGCTATGGTTATTGAAAAAATCTGA
- a CDS encoding competence/damage-inducible protein A, with protein MNVSVITIGDEILYGQTVDTNSAWIGEQCSLLGLNVIKVVSIGDDEAEIKHTLQELLKVCEIVFITGGLGPTNDDLTKKTLASFFESGWKTDEQVLKDIEERFKNRRASMLQSNIDQANIPDNAKAVRNLYGTAPGMWFELNGKVVISMPGVPHEMKQMMQNSIFPQIKKKYKLPLILHRYILTAGVGESIIAEKLIDFEKTLPAHIRLAYLPGIAKVKLRLTARGNDFDSMDKELQQLTKNLDKLLHKHIYGYNEDTLEGSVLKLFKEKKLKLAVAESCTGGQVAGTLVSVAGSSAYFEGGIIAYNNEVKKNLLDVKSDTLEKYGAVSEETVIEMVKGVCKKFNADIGLAVSGIAGPKGGTPEKPVGTVWIAFGKTDNIQTKKLSLPGNRKLNILGTTLISLNELRKYVSTQIG; from the coding sequence ATGAACGTATCTGTAATCACCATTGGTGATGAAATTCTTTATGGACAGACAGTAGATACAAACTCAGCCTGGATCGGTGAACAATGCTCACTACTGGGTTTAAATGTAATAAAAGTAGTTTCAATTGGTGATGACGAAGCGGAGATTAAGCATACTTTACAAGAATTGTTAAAAGTGTGTGAAATAGTATTCATTACCGGTGGCTTAGGACCAACCAATGATGATTTAACAAAAAAAACACTGGCTTCCTTTTTTGAAAGTGGTTGGAAAACAGACGAACAGGTTTTAAAAGATATAGAAGAGCGTTTTAAAAACCGCAGAGCTTCCATGCTTCAAAGCAATATTGATCAGGCAAATATTCCTGACAATGCCAAAGCAGTCAGAAATTTGTACGGAACAGCTCCGGGAATGTGGTTTGAGCTAAACGGAAAAGTTGTTATTTCTATGCCGGGCGTGCCCCATGAAATGAAACAGATGATGCAAAACAGCATTTTCCCGCAAATCAAAAAGAAATATAAGCTGCCATTAATTTTGCACAGGTATATACTAACAGCAGGTGTTGGTGAATCTATTATAGCTGAAAAGCTTATTGATTTCGAAAAGACCTTGCCCGCACATATAAGATTGGCTTATTTACCCGGAATTGCAAAAGTAAAGCTCAGACTAACTGCCAGAGGAAATGATTTTGATTCAATGGATAAGGAACTGCAGCAACTGACCAAAAATCTGGATAAGTTATTGCACAAGCATATTTACGGTTATAATGAAGATACTCTTGAGGGCTCTGTTTTAAAGCTTTTTAAAGAAAAAAAACTGAAGTTAGCTGTTGCTGAATCATGCACAGGTGGTCAAGTTGCGGGGACATTAGTTTCGGTTGCCGGTTCTTCTGCTTATTTTGAAGGTGGCATTATTGCGTATAACAATGAAGTTAAAAAAAACTTATTGGATGTTAAAAGCGATACTTTGGAAAAATATGGAGCTGTAAGTGAAGAAACTGTAATTGAAATGGTAAAAGGAGTATGTAAAAAATTTAATGCCGATATAGGATTAGCTGTTTCCGGAATCGCAGGACCCAAAGGAGGCACACCGGAAAAACCGGTAGGCACAGTATGGATTGCCTTTGGAAAAACTGACAATATTCAAACAAAAAAACTGAGTTTACCGGGCAACCGAAAACTAAATATTTTAGGAACAACCCTGATAAGTCTTAATGAGTTGAGGAAATATGTCAGTACTCAAATTGGATAA